A window of the Aquimarina spinulae genome harbors these coding sequences:
- a CDS encoding FKBP-type peptidyl-prolyl cis-trans isomerase, which produces MNVIKYSCAIVLALVVLYACKKDDDDNGGTVTPPEDRGEQQIKDDAALQDYLRTHFYTMEDVFINGDTTVEYQVVNFDTIAIPNENEQSILDSPLLATKKITRNDVEYTLYILNFNKGEGTHQPTFADSTLVTYRVKLLDTDDKVFDSALNPVWFDLVSVVEGFRESLVDYKGASSFVENSDGTVTYTGYGDLVVFMPSGLAYFNEKRGDIPAYSPLIFNIQLYKVNQADHDRDGLPSYLEDIDGDRLVLDVDDNTDGNNAPNYVDNDDDGDGTLTKDEITVNDSNNDGFITLDEITFYDDDGDGIKNHLDADDRDLKNE; this is translated from the coding sequence ATGAATGTAATAAAATATAGTTGTGCCATTGTGCTGGCTTTGGTGGTTTTATATGCTTGTAAAAAAGACGATGATGATAATGGTGGCACTGTCACTCCTCCTGAAGATAGAGGAGAGCAACAAATAAAAGATGATGCGGCGCTTCAGGATTATTTGAGAACACATTTTTATACTATGGAGGATGTGTTTATAAATGGTGATACTACTGTCGAGTATCAAGTAGTAAACTTTGATACCATAGCAATACCTAATGAGAATGAACAATCGATTTTGGATTCTCCTCTTTTAGCAACTAAAAAAATTACGAGAAACGATGTTGAATATACATTGTATATTTTAAACTTTAACAAAGGAGAAGGTACACATCAGCCAACTTTTGCAGATTCTACTCTGGTGACCTATAGAGTGAAATTATTAGATACCGATGATAAAGTATTTGATAGTGCACTAAATCCTGTGTGGTTTGATTTGGTGTCTGTTGTAGAGGGTTTTAGAGAGTCATTGGTGGATTATAAAGGAGCCTCGAGTTTTGTTGAGAATAGCGATGGTACAGTTACGTATACAGGTTATGGAGACCTGGTTGTGTTTATGCCCTCTGGTTTAGCTTATTTTAATGAAAAAAGAGGTGATATTCCTGCATATTCTCCATTAATTTTTAACATTCAATTGTATAAGGTCAATCAAGCTGATCACGATAGAGATGGTTTGCCGTCTTATTTAGAAGATATAGATGGTGATCGTTTGGTTTTAGATGTAGATGATAATACAGATGGAAATAATGCACCAAATTATGTAGATAATGATGATGATGGAGACGGTACATTAACCAAAGATGAGATAACTGTTAACGACAGTAATAATGATGGGTTTATTACCTTGGATGAAATTACATTTTATGATGATGATGGTGAT